In Citrus sinensis cultivar Valencia sweet orange chromosome 2, DVS_A1.0, whole genome shotgun sequence, a single genomic region encodes these proteins:
- the LOC102616729 gene encoding uncharacterized protein LOC102616729 isoform X2, producing the protein MNKRSLAVLLRARMRPNNSTKLAFSPLPNRSRARAMQPSSDNANKPQRDFEHVRDSMHSAISMNKTEVIDTVLNDFSEGYFSLCYENRRRLLLVLAKEYDLNRTQVCELIKQYLGVLGEEAQSAGHEEDGVLGSFYRIERNLRHALKPMYEGLFERLNMHPGGLKVLTSLRADILSILAEENIASLRALDSYLKEKLGTWLSPAALELHQITWDDPASLLEKIVAYEAVHPISNLLDLKRRLGVGRRCFGYLHAAIPGEPLIFIEVALLKNVAQTIQEVLWDDPPIPECEATCALFYSISSTQRGLAGINLGKFLIKRVITLVKRDMPHISTFATISPIPGFIQWLLSKLASQSKLAEVNDISQSSADRSGSAFRENILEPEEEKALMDLSEYLLQEKKRGKALDSVANFHLQNGAMIERINWMADRSENGLHQSAGIMVNYVYRLENIEEYAQSYFSTGQIHASDDVCRYVEPLNEHQPATDKRG; encoded by the exons ATGAACAAGAGAAGCTTAGCGGTCCTGCTGCGAGCCAGAATGAGACCTAACAATTCTACCAAACTTGCTTTCTCTCCTCTTCCT AATCGATCTCGAGCACGGGCCATGCAGCCTTCTTCTGATAATGCAAACAAACCGCAGAG AGATTTTGAGCACGTGCGTGATTCAATGCACTCGGCAATATCAATGAATAAAACTGAAGTTATAGATACTGTGCTTAACGATTTCTCTGAG GGATATTTTAGCCTTTGTTATGAGAATCGCAGGAGATTATTACTTGTACTAGCCAAAGAGTATGATCTTAATCGAACTCAAGTTTGTGAATTGATAAAGCAATATCTTGGAG TGCTAGGCGAGGAGGCGCAGTCAGCTGGTCATGAAGAGGATGGTGTGCTAGGTTCATTTTACCGGATTGAGCGAAACTTGAGACATGCACTTAAGCCAATGTATGAAGGTCTCTTTGAGCGACTCAATATGCATCCTGGAGGATTGAAGGTTTTAACCAGTCTTCGAGCTGATATTTTGTCTATTCTCGC AGAGGAGAATATTGCATCTTTGCGAGCTCTGGACTCCTATCTAAAGGAGAAACTTGGTACATGGCTGAGTCCTGCTGCTTTAGAACTTCACCAGATTACATGGGACGACCCTGCTTCTTTGCTGGAGAAAATTGTGGCTTATGAA GCTGTCCATCCAATCAGCAATCTTCTAGATCTAAAGAGAAGGCTGGGAGTTGGTCGTCGTTGTTTTGGGTATTTACATGCAGCAATTCCTG GTGAACcccttatttttattgaagttGCGCTGTTGAAGAATGTGGCTCAGACAATACAA GAAGTTTTATGGGATGATCCTCCCATACCTGAATGTGAGGCAACATGtgcattattttattctatatcTTCAACTCAG CGTGGTTTGGCAGGGATCAATCTAGgaaagtttttaattaaacgtGTAATTACCTTGGTGAAAAGAGATATGCCACATATTTCT aCTTTTGCAACAATTAGCCCAATACCAGGATTTATCCAGTGGCTTTTATCAAAGTTGGCATCGCAATCAAAACTTGCTGAAGTAAATGACATCTCACAATCATCAGCAGATAGATCTGGTTCTGCTTTCCGAGAGAACATACTTGAACCGGAGGAGGAAAAAGCTCTAATGGATTTATCAGA GTACCttctacaagagaaaaagagaggaaAGGCTCTAGATTCTGTTGCAAATTTTCACTTGCAAAATGGAGCT ATGATTGAAAGAATAAATTGGATGGCAGACCGATCAGAAAACGGCCTTCATCAAAGCGCGGGTATCATGGTGAACTATGTATACAG GCTGGAAAATATTGAAGAATATGCTCAGTCATATTTCAGCACTGGGCAGATCCATGCATCTGATGATGTTTGTCGCTATGTTGAG CCTCTGAACGAACATCAGCCAGCAACAGATAAAAGAGGATAA
- the LOC102615953 gene encoding protein STRUBBELIG-RECEPTOR FAMILY 8 isoform X1, with product MAVQYTAVFPLPFSTSRLIDAFVLILSIFLTLSLVQCTTDSSDVQALQVLYTSLNSPSVLTNWKGNEGDPCGESWKGVACEGSAVVSIDISGLGLSGTMGYLLSDLLSLRKFDLSGNSIHDTIPYQLPPNLTSLNLASNNFSGNLPYSIASMVSLSYLNVSRNSLTQSIGDIFGNLAGLATLDLSFNNFSGDLPNSFISLSNISSLYLQNNQLTGSLNVFSGLPLTTLNVANNHFSGWIPRELISIRTFIYDGNSFDNGPAPPPPPSTAPPSGRSHNNRSHRQGSHSPSGSQSSSSDKELPAGAIVGIVLGAVFLVALALLALYFCIRKNRRKVSGARSSAGSLPVSTNNMNTEMHEQRVKSVAAVTDLTPPPAEKLVIERVAKSGSLKKIKSPITATSYTVASLQTATNSFSQEFLIGEGSLGRVYRAEFANGKIMAVKKIDNAALSLQEEDNFLEAVSNMSRLRHPNIVTLAGYCAEHGQRLLVYEYVGNGNLHDMLHFADDSSKNLTWNARVRVALGTARALEYLHEVCLPSVVHRNFKSANILLDDELNPHLSDCGLAALTPNTERQVSTQMVGAFGYSAPEFALSGIYTVKSDVYSFGVVMLELLTGRKPLDSSRPRSEQSLVRWATPQLHDIDALAKMVDPALNGMYPAKSLSRFADIIALCVQPEPEFRPPMSEVVQALVRLVQRASVVKRRSSDESGFSYRTPDHEAIDTPF from the exons ATGGCTGTTCAATACACCGCCGTTTTTCCCCTTCCCTTTTCCACATCTCGTTTGATCGATGCCTTCGTGTTGATCCTGTCGATCTTCTTAACTCTGTCTCTTGTTCAATGCACTACTGATTCTTCTGACg TTCAAGCACTTCAAGTATTGTACACTTCGCTAAACAGTCCTTCAGTGCTAACTAATTGGAAAGGCAATGAAGGTGATCCATGTGGAGAGTCGTGGAAAGGGGTAGCTTGTGAGGGATCAGCTGTCGTTTCCAT TGACATTTCTGGGTTAGGACTCAGTGGAACAATGGGATACCTGCTTTCAGATCTTCTGTCATTGAGAAAATT TGATTTGAGTGGCAACAGCATTCATGACACGATCCCATATCAATTACCTCCAAATCTTACCAGCCT AAATCTTGCAAGCAACAACTTTAGTGGGAATCTTCCTTATTCTATTGCTAGCATGGTCTCACTCTCTTATTT GAATGTTAGCCGTAATTCGCTTACCCAGTCAATCGGAGACATTTTTGGTAATCTTGCTGGCCTCGCAACCTT GGACCTCTCtttcaacaatttttctgGAGATCTTCcgaattcatttatttcattgtcCAATATTTCTTCGCT CTATCTGCAGAACAATCAATTGACTGGTTCTCTTAATGTCTTTTCGGGCTTGCCTTTGACTACTCT AAATGTGGCAAACAATCATTTCAGTGGTTGGATACCTCGGGAACTCATTTCAATCCGGACATTTAT atatgACGGAAATTCTTTCGACAATGGTCCTGCTCCACCACCTCCGCCATCTACTGCACCTCCCTCTGGTAGATCTCACAATAATCGAAGTCATCGACAAGGCTCACATTCACCTTCAGGCAGCCAGTCATCCAGTTCAGACAAGGAATTGCCAGCTGGAGCTATTGTCGGCATAGTTCTGGGTGCTGTGTTTTTGGTTGCGCTGGCGCTACTTGCCCTTTATTTTTGCATTCGGAAGAATAGAAGAAAAGTAAGTGGTGCAAGGAGTTCTGCGGGAAGTCTCCCTGTCAGCACAAATAACA TGAATACCGAGATGCATGAGCAGCGGGTAAAAAGTGTAGCCGCTGTCACTGATCTGACACCTCCACCTGCTGAAAAGTTGGTGATTGAGAGGGTGGCAAAAAGTGGatccttaaagaaaataaagtcaCCTATAACTGCTACTTCATATACCGTTGCTTCTCTCCAAACAGCTACAAATAGCTTTAGTCAAGAATTTCTTATTGGTGAAGGTTCACTTGGTCGTGTTTACAGAGCAGAGTTTGCTAATGGGAAG ATCATGGCGGTTAAGAAGATCGACAATGCAGCATTGTCATTACAGGAGGAAGATAACTTTCTGGAAGCTGTTTCTAATATGTCACGCTTAAGGCACCCAAACATTGTTACACTGGCTGGATATTGTGCAGAGCATGGCCAGCGTCTTCTGGTTTATGAATATGTTGGAAATGGTAACCTCCATGATATGCTGCACTTTGCTGATGATAGCAGCAAGAACCTGACTTGGAATGCACGCGTTCGAGTGGCACTAGGCACTGCCCGGGCTTTAGA GTACTTGCATGAAGTGTGCTTGCCTTCAGTTGTACATAGAAATTTCAAGTCGGCAAACATTTTACTTGATGATGAGCTCAATCCCCACTTGTCAGATTGTGGTTTGGCTGCTCTAACACCAAACACTGAGAGACAG GTTTCAACACAGATGGTTGGTGCATTTGGTTACAGTGCTCCTGAATTTGCCTTGTCCGGAATATACACAGTAAAAAGCGATGTGTACAGTTTTGGAGTAGTTATGTTAGAGCTTTTGACTGGTCGGAAGCCACTGGACAG TTCAAGGCCAAGATCAGAGCAGTCACTTGTGAGATGGGCTACTCCGCAGCTACATGATATAGATGCGTTGGCCAAAATGGTTGATCCTGCCTTGAACGGCATGTATCCTGCAAAGTCTCTGTCACGTTTTGCCGACATTATTGCTCTCTGTGTTCAG CCGGAACCCGAGTTTCGACCTCCCATGTCTGAAGTTGTGCAAGCACTGGTACGGTTAGTACAAAGGGCAAGTGTAGTGAAAAGGCGGTCCAGCGATGAATCAGGATTTTCCTATAGGACCCCAGATCACGAGGCTATTGACACGCCATTTTAA
- the LOC102616729 gene encoding uncharacterized protein LOC102616729 isoform X1 produces MNKRSLAVLLRARMRPNNSTKLAFSPLPNRSRARAMQPSSDNANKPQRDFEHVRDSMHSAISMNKTEVIDTVLNDFSEGYFSLCYENRRRLLLVLAKEYDLNRTQVCELIKQYLGVLGEEAQSAGHEEDGVLGSFYRIERNLRHALKPMYEGLFERLNMHPGGLKVLTSLRADILSILAEENIASLRALDSYLKEKLGTWLSPAALELHQITWDDPASLLEKIVAYEAVHPISNLLDLKRRLGVGRRCFGYLHAAIPGEPLIFIEVALLKNVAQTIQEVLWDDPPIPECEATCALFYSISSTQRGLAGINLGKFLIKRVITLVKRDMPHISTFATISPIPGFIQWLLSKLASQSKLAEVNDISQSSADRSGSAFRENILEPEEEKALMDLSEEFVAGKNGMERMLNLLTSKNHEWSNFAPLLSILKTPLLRLCARYLLQEKKRGKALDSVANFHLQNGAMIERINWMADRSENGLHQSAGIMVNYVYRLENIEEYAQSYFSTGQIHASDDVCRYVEPLNEHQPATDKRG; encoded by the exons ATGAACAAGAGAAGCTTAGCGGTCCTGCTGCGAGCCAGAATGAGACCTAACAATTCTACCAAACTTGCTTTCTCTCCTCTTCCT AATCGATCTCGAGCACGGGCCATGCAGCCTTCTTCTGATAATGCAAACAAACCGCAGAG AGATTTTGAGCACGTGCGTGATTCAATGCACTCGGCAATATCAATGAATAAAACTGAAGTTATAGATACTGTGCTTAACGATTTCTCTGAG GGATATTTTAGCCTTTGTTATGAGAATCGCAGGAGATTATTACTTGTACTAGCCAAAGAGTATGATCTTAATCGAACTCAAGTTTGTGAATTGATAAAGCAATATCTTGGAG TGCTAGGCGAGGAGGCGCAGTCAGCTGGTCATGAAGAGGATGGTGTGCTAGGTTCATTTTACCGGATTGAGCGAAACTTGAGACATGCACTTAAGCCAATGTATGAAGGTCTCTTTGAGCGACTCAATATGCATCCTGGAGGATTGAAGGTTTTAACCAGTCTTCGAGCTGATATTTTGTCTATTCTCGC AGAGGAGAATATTGCATCTTTGCGAGCTCTGGACTCCTATCTAAAGGAGAAACTTGGTACATGGCTGAGTCCTGCTGCTTTAGAACTTCACCAGATTACATGGGACGACCCTGCTTCTTTGCTGGAGAAAATTGTGGCTTATGAA GCTGTCCATCCAATCAGCAATCTTCTAGATCTAAAGAGAAGGCTGGGAGTTGGTCGTCGTTGTTTTGGGTATTTACATGCAGCAATTCCTG GTGAACcccttatttttattgaagttGCGCTGTTGAAGAATGTGGCTCAGACAATACAA GAAGTTTTATGGGATGATCCTCCCATACCTGAATGTGAGGCAACATGtgcattattttattctatatcTTCAACTCAG CGTGGTTTGGCAGGGATCAATCTAGgaaagtttttaattaaacgtGTAATTACCTTGGTGAAAAGAGATATGCCACATATTTCT aCTTTTGCAACAATTAGCCCAATACCAGGATTTATCCAGTGGCTTTTATCAAAGTTGGCATCGCAATCAAAACTTGCTGAAGTAAATGACATCTCACAATCATCAGCAGATAGATCTGGTTCTGCTTTCCGAGAGAACATACTTGAACCGGAGGAGGAAAAAGCTCTAATGGATTTATCAGA GGAGTTTGTTGCTGGTAAAAATGGCATGGAAAGAATGTTGAACTTACTTACATCAAAAAACCATGAGTGGAGCAATTTTGCCCCActgctttcaattttaaaaacccCTCTGTTACGATTATGTGCTAG GTACCttctacaagagaaaaagagaggaaAGGCTCTAGATTCTGTTGCAAATTTTCACTTGCAAAATGGAGCT ATGATTGAAAGAATAAATTGGATGGCAGACCGATCAGAAAACGGCCTTCATCAAAGCGCGGGTATCATGGTGAACTATGTATACAG GCTGGAAAATATTGAAGAATATGCTCAGTCATATTTCAGCACTGGGCAGATCCATGCATCTGATGATGTTTGTCGCTATGTTGAG CCTCTGAACGAACATCAGCCAGCAACAGATAAAAGAGGATAA
- the LOC102615953 gene encoding protein STRUBBELIG-RECEPTOR FAMILY 8 isoform X2, producing the protein MAVQYTAVFPLPFSTSRLIDAFVLILSIFLTLSLVQCTTDSSDVQALQVLYTSLNSPSVLTNWKGNEGDPCGESWKGVACEGSAVVSIDISGLGLSGTMGYLLSDLLSLRKFDLSGNSIHDTIPYQLPPNLTSLNLASNNFSGNLPYSIASMVSLSYLNVSRNSLTQSIGDIFGNLAGLATFYLQNNQLTGSLNVFSGLPLTTLNVANNHFSGWIPRELISIRTFIYDGNSFDNGPAPPPPPSTAPPSGRSHNNRSHRQGSHSPSGSQSSSSDKELPAGAIVGIVLGAVFLVALALLALYFCIRKNRRKVSGARSSAGSLPVSTNNMNTEMHEQRVKSVAAVTDLTPPPAEKLVIERVAKSGSLKKIKSPITATSYTVASLQTATNSFSQEFLIGEGSLGRVYRAEFANGKIMAVKKIDNAALSLQEEDNFLEAVSNMSRLRHPNIVTLAGYCAEHGQRLLVYEYVGNGNLHDMLHFADDSSKNLTWNARVRVALGTARALEYLHEVCLPSVVHRNFKSANILLDDELNPHLSDCGLAALTPNTERQVSTQMVGAFGYSAPEFALSGIYTVKSDVYSFGVVMLELLTGRKPLDSSRPRSEQSLVRWATPQLHDIDALAKMVDPALNGMYPAKSLSRFADIIALCVQPEPEFRPPMSEVVQALVRLVQRASVVKRRSSDESGFSYRTPDHEAIDTPF; encoded by the exons ATGGCTGTTCAATACACCGCCGTTTTTCCCCTTCCCTTTTCCACATCTCGTTTGATCGATGCCTTCGTGTTGATCCTGTCGATCTTCTTAACTCTGTCTCTTGTTCAATGCACTACTGATTCTTCTGACg TTCAAGCACTTCAAGTATTGTACACTTCGCTAAACAGTCCTTCAGTGCTAACTAATTGGAAAGGCAATGAAGGTGATCCATGTGGAGAGTCGTGGAAAGGGGTAGCTTGTGAGGGATCAGCTGTCGTTTCCAT TGACATTTCTGGGTTAGGACTCAGTGGAACAATGGGATACCTGCTTTCAGATCTTCTGTCATTGAGAAAATT TGATTTGAGTGGCAACAGCATTCATGACACGATCCCATATCAATTACCTCCAAATCTTACCAGCCT AAATCTTGCAAGCAACAACTTTAGTGGGAATCTTCCTTATTCTATTGCTAGCATGGTCTCACTCTCTTATTT GAATGTTAGCCGTAATTCGCTTACCCAGTCAATCGGAGACATTTTTGGTAATCTTGCTGGCCTCGCAACCTT CTATCTGCAGAACAATCAATTGACTGGTTCTCTTAATGTCTTTTCGGGCTTGCCTTTGACTACTCT AAATGTGGCAAACAATCATTTCAGTGGTTGGATACCTCGGGAACTCATTTCAATCCGGACATTTAT atatgACGGAAATTCTTTCGACAATGGTCCTGCTCCACCACCTCCGCCATCTACTGCACCTCCCTCTGGTAGATCTCACAATAATCGAAGTCATCGACAAGGCTCACATTCACCTTCAGGCAGCCAGTCATCCAGTTCAGACAAGGAATTGCCAGCTGGAGCTATTGTCGGCATAGTTCTGGGTGCTGTGTTTTTGGTTGCGCTGGCGCTACTTGCCCTTTATTTTTGCATTCGGAAGAATAGAAGAAAAGTAAGTGGTGCAAGGAGTTCTGCGGGAAGTCTCCCTGTCAGCACAAATAACA TGAATACCGAGATGCATGAGCAGCGGGTAAAAAGTGTAGCCGCTGTCACTGATCTGACACCTCCACCTGCTGAAAAGTTGGTGATTGAGAGGGTGGCAAAAAGTGGatccttaaagaaaataaagtcaCCTATAACTGCTACTTCATATACCGTTGCTTCTCTCCAAACAGCTACAAATAGCTTTAGTCAAGAATTTCTTATTGGTGAAGGTTCACTTGGTCGTGTTTACAGAGCAGAGTTTGCTAATGGGAAG ATCATGGCGGTTAAGAAGATCGACAATGCAGCATTGTCATTACAGGAGGAAGATAACTTTCTGGAAGCTGTTTCTAATATGTCACGCTTAAGGCACCCAAACATTGTTACACTGGCTGGATATTGTGCAGAGCATGGCCAGCGTCTTCTGGTTTATGAATATGTTGGAAATGGTAACCTCCATGATATGCTGCACTTTGCTGATGATAGCAGCAAGAACCTGACTTGGAATGCACGCGTTCGAGTGGCACTAGGCACTGCCCGGGCTTTAGA GTACTTGCATGAAGTGTGCTTGCCTTCAGTTGTACATAGAAATTTCAAGTCGGCAAACATTTTACTTGATGATGAGCTCAATCCCCACTTGTCAGATTGTGGTTTGGCTGCTCTAACACCAAACACTGAGAGACAG GTTTCAACACAGATGGTTGGTGCATTTGGTTACAGTGCTCCTGAATTTGCCTTGTCCGGAATATACACAGTAAAAAGCGATGTGTACAGTTTTGGAGTAGTTATGTTAGAGCTTTTGACTGGTCGGAAGCCACTGGACAG TTCAAGGCCAAGATCAGAGCAGTCACTTGTGAGATGGGCTACTCCGCAGCTACATGATATAGATGCGTTGGCCAAAATGGTTGATCCTGCCTTGAACGGCATGTATCCTGCAAAGTCTCTGTCACGTTTTGCCGACATTATTGCTCTCTGTGTTCAG CCGGAACCCGAGTTTCGACCTCCCATGTCTGAAGTTGTGCAAGCACTGGTACGGTTAGTACAAAGGGCAAGTGTAGTGAAAAGGCGGTCCAGCGATGAATCAGGATTTTCCTATAGGACCCCAGATCACGAGGCTATTGACACGCCATTTTAA